The proteins below are encoded in one region of Vespula pensylvanica isolate Volc-1 chromosome 4, ASM1446617v1, whole genome shotgun sequence:
- the LOC122628810 gene encoding protein outspread isoform X3 — MSSGTAGVVRATGAECRKFAPNIFNKSKCSSCFKQKEEHSAEALECNRATRKISKCGYLFVAPGWDFSNPLNRTKRWQRRWFVLYDDGELTYSVDEHPETVPQARIDMTRVLEVAAAEDITGHPYSLAVTSPEGVTFVKGTCREETRWWADVLQVYSRNKGRHKRNATFPGSQTTILQVTPTIRSNTPNPPRPRFNSCRSEPRSNAMWITETASGSSELCSSVFSSAPSLVTTSVSTMTSCSTNSLLSNGTVDSSNVSPLRSSTPLENGTNGPYLSSSSSSSSSSSSSSSAAAAAVTSVSMNGNVVVVSTAYATTPTSTAVVVSASNTTISSTLSGSGAGTTLTEKPPMIPSEVRSSYRDQPASGSSPPTRDKLCAEDKARRRSNHQQGEHGSNEKLDDDACRRIFLEHEREREGKLRDIAASLTQPRVRRIKARTSEPTRDVVDASNAVHRDKLVRGDPDGCGLDISSIRYSPTSELRVDLPAENVLNIKKGWLMKQGLNKEWNKHWFVLRGCGLMYYRDPCAEDKGIMDGVIDLNTVTAVTPLQVARNYGFQTVAWDERGSTVLSAVTAGIRSSWMSAIRRAANLPDPDSNGETLPMCSDNQQDTNPQSPTTSINDRERDSVIPPTSNTPRSVLFSSDEEYRTASEGGRRESGDWSEIPVSPPLIRNGDWSLPLKGSNWSDTTNHEWSELPPSPPLTRTALSRVKARSRSSSRSRVYKRSRSSPPSSRRSTLDSVRSEDLMMACCELGEDEEQSNGHVQSNSRLSGSNDSPLIVELLENQVSLLRDQLDHNQSHPNALLVIVERQENEIEKLKSQLNTARLDVANAEKELSRLRQQKAEAAIREKQVEELLGTIQRTEQQRNKDLDDLEKLKKVYTREKEILECKLLETEAILRETSERCEMLTNELTSSHRNVQRLQEEVQALGERLSQGIEENERLYNRVRELEERGGLSGSRERGRSFDSLSDLTNIDLDMDLNMLDKERVVEEYEELRVRFEKAISEIRAMRKELREAHSTQDALELEIFAYKQDAIGVSETNQAQVQLMAARIQDLTNKLAASEKQVRTLKQKLTKAETRDKRRSLSLKGRESFQISQEMEDKLCDLENKICAIERGKSVGGGPISSGVAPNSKESSPNAKKEKKKEGKHLDRARLRRKSLDSATSSEPMKVLIRLSTLETKVASVAESMASDAEKDSSECSEVSATSVGNEIPLEFLSRLKKLERVVWKSKRRLEKCLGSTQTEDKAEKCLREVNDILDSCLECKKGQVVVGGQIGESIGVVVCRLEAILKDKLSELTKRRQTLASNDRLDDREKVKLIAERIAFESVILGRLKRAIGGGTLGDKSAVLGELLETSQLASSLKHKIHGTKPKTYQNTNYVQYLSRVLANKLVLVGGVLPVKTEASLQLCNARTESLNFLLQKQKEVDGIVGRYKETKLRELAEALAIETLNLSDQEDHPAKQTNVSSKKLLEDKRIREAWALAQETVNKELVQSEVSRVILHCAQIYEQDIASVLDTCLSFNEAGSVGLENWADETRSKLREEIRLSVEELSEVYEDSLRTIKRNKALVNSEYDSRRLLTDYADVIAHKALIDARIALLRKNTKPSTTSFNGQSGQNFLSSLIRNEDLLYHLTEDNSGKFDNDLVLEAECNYLYRQFAEECEDRISGRQESKERLKTIGQSLGHLEEDIGGLAKAIKLKAGESAATKTMICQFERSSSGLADWTNVCEKCSHLREQIKRLAAYVDLMSCKQCEELQETVERLTAQHEEELETLKRNQEKDIMDIKGELDSQRQSLTTQYEQEAASLRERARKLEYRLNAMDSEHSAHVNELRAVYQRSISAELDTDAETRKRYKEEIKQLRALCEKGLLAMENSHRRIISEMEEKHRQELENLRVEKEQALSEETQATLAALDAMRKAHEHEVQKEIAKFKQEFIKQMQAREDIGELHKEHEEEMEEIKQEILSLSAKYSSKCVESAALEEKVGTLTKQLAQAQQHIMQLDARNKQLRAHFLVECSDAGINDTIQILKSGENDTVEPKEELYKLPQHIKHGDTLRETTGVPQKSSSLNTSPAYSPQRVRNNHESMQGTSEEQKLTSERPKSSLSTLQKSLSADKPSSFSYKLERIKSISLPYSNNLVRPGSSTAISSHDRKDTILTQKNEEHNGIASPLWDSLRPRSGLPHQYQGGTAEMRINGTGGRKQADKQSEKQQQSETYTFRTDTRHPSYLSPEPPALSVAELMRSPLLRWSSRNCRSLPPTPLPSYHQPLHPPLPAVGMVAERKKRFEV; from the exons CCAGAAACGGTGCCACAAGCGCGGATCGACATGACGCGAGTCCTGGAGGTCGCAGCCGCGGAGGACATCACCGGGCATCCCTACAGCCTGGCCGTGACCTCGCCCGAAGGCGTGACGTTCGTTAAGGGCACGTGTCGAGAGGAAACGAGATGGTGGGCCGACGTTCTCCAGGTGTATTCGCGAAACAAA GGTCGACACAAGCGAAATGCCACGTTTCCTGGCAGTCAAACGACGATCCTCCAGGTTACGCCGACGATTCGAA GTAACACGCCGAATCCGCCTCGACCGCGCTTCAATAGCTGCCGATCGGAACCCCGAAGCAATGCCATGTGGATTACGGAGACGGCGAGCGGCTCGTCGGAACTTTGCTCCTCCGTATTTTCGTCGGCGCCTTCTTTGGTCACTACCAGCGTGTCGACGATGACTAGTTGCTCGACGAATTCTCTCCTGAGCAACGGTACCGTGGACAGCAGCAACGTTTCGCCTCTGCGAAGCAGCACTCCTTTGGAGAACGGTACGAACGGCCCGTATtta tcgtcgtcgtcgtcgtcgtcgtcgtcgtcgtcgtcgtcgtcgtcagcaGCGGCAGCAGCAGTCACGTCTGTTTCCATGAACGGAAACGTCGTAGTCGTGAGCACGGCTTACGCGACGACGCCAACGAGCACCGCCGTCGTTGTCTCCGCCTCGAATACGACGATCTCGAGCACGTTGTCCGGTAGCGGTGCTGGCACAACTTTGACCGAGAAACCACCGATGATACCGAGCGAAGTTAGATCGTCGTACAGGGATCAACCCGCCAGTGGATCCTCTCCACCCACCAGGGACAAATTGTGCGCCGAAGACAAGGCTAGACGCAGGTCGAATCATCAACAGGGAGAACATGGATCGAATGAAAAGTTAG ACGACGACGCTTGCCGAAGAATATTCTTAGAACACGAGAGAGAACGGGAAGGTAAATTACGGGATATTGCCGCGTCATTGACTCAACCGCGAGTTCGCAGAATCAAGGCTAGAACCTCCGAGCCAACGAGGGACGTCGTCGATGCCTCTAACGCGGTCCATCGAGACAAACTC GTAAGAGGCGATCCCGACGGTTGTGGATTAGATATTTCCAGCATTAGATATTCGCCTACATCCGAATTGAGGGTCGACTTACCAGCGGAAAATGTACTAAACATTAAGAAGGGTTGGCTAATGAAGCAAGGTTTAAATAAG GAGTGGAACAAGCATTGGTTCGTTTTACGAGGTTGTGGCCTGATGTACTATAGAGATCCTTGCGCGGAGGACAAGGGCATCATGGATGGCGTTATAGACTTGAATACCGTTACTGCGGTTACGCCGTTGCAGGTCGCAAGAAATTATGGATTTCAAACCGTG GCCTGGGACGAAAGAGGTAGCACCGTCTTATCCGCGGTGACGGCCGGCATTAGATCCAGCTGGATGTCGGCTATTAGAAGAGCGGCTAATCTGCCCGATCCTGATAGCAATGGGGAAACGCTGCCGATGTGCTCGGACAATCAACAGGATACTAATCCTCAATCACCGACCAC GTCCATCAACGATCGCGAAAGGGACTCCGTGATCCCTCCGACGTCGAACACGCCTCGATCGGTCCTATTTTCCTCCGACGAAGAATACAGAACTGCGTCGGAGGGCGGACGAAGGGAATCCGGTGACTGGTCGGAAATTCCGGTTTCGCCGCCTCTTATTAGAAACGGCGATTGGTCTTTGCCCTTGAAAGGATCCAACTGGTCCGACACGACGAATCACGAATGGTCGGAGTTACCACCGTCGCCGCCTTTGACGAGAACCGCTCTGTCGAGGGTTAAAGCGAGATCGAGGTCGAGTTCGAGATCGCGCGTTTACAAGAGGAGTCGCAGCTCACCCCCGAGTTCTCGACGAAGCACCCTGGACAGCGTAAGGTCGGAGGACCTTATGATGGCCTGCTGCGAGTTAGGAGAAGACGAGGAGCAAAGCAACGGGCACGTTCAGAGCAACAGCCGTCTCTCCGGTTCGAACGACAGTCCCTTGATCGTCGAACTCTTGGAGAACCAAGTCTCCCTCTTACGCGATCAACTCGACCACAATCAGTCCCATCCAAACGCGCTGCTAGTCATCGTCGAGCGTcaagaaaacgagatagagaaattaaAGTCACAGCTGAACACGGCGCGACTGGACGTGGCCAACGCCGAGAAAGAATTATCGAGGCTGAGGCAGCAAAAGGCAGAGGCGGCGATCAGGGAAAAACAGGTGGAGGAATTGCTCGGTACGATACAGAGAACGGAACAACAAAGGAACAAGGATCTCGACGATTTGGAGAAACTGAAGAAAGTTTACACGAGGGAGAAGGAGATACTGGAATGCAAATTGTTGGAAACCGAGGCTATTCTTAGAGAGACGAGCGAACGATGCGAGATGCTTACGAACGAGTTGACTTCGAGCCACAGGAACGTCCAACGTTTGCAGGAAGAGGTGCAGGCACTCGGCGAAAGACTCTCTCAAG gtatcgaagaaaacgaacgacTGTACAATAGGGTGCGAGAGCTGGAAGAGAGGGGTGGCCTTTCCGGATCGCGAGAACGAGGCAGAAGCTTCGATTCCCTTAGCGATCTGACCAATATCGATTTGGACATGGATCTCAATATGCTGGACAAGGAGAG GGTCGTAGAGGAGTACGAAGAGTTGCGAGTTCGATTCGAGAAGGCCATATCCGAGATACGTGCGATGCGTAAGGAATTGCGCGAAGCCCACTCGACGCAGGATGCATTAGAATTGGAGATTTTTGCTTACAAGCAGGACGCCATCGGCGTTAGCGAGACGAATCAAGCGCAGGTTCAACTGATGGCAGCTCGTATTCAGGATTTGACGAACAAGCTCGCCGCCAGCGAGAAACAAGTTAGAACGCTTAAGCAGAAATTGACGAAGGCGGAGACCAGGGACAAGAGAAGATCGCTCTCCTTGAAGGGAAGGGAATCTTTTCAGATATCTCAGGAAATGGAGGATAAGCTTTGCGACTTGGAGAATAAGATTTGCGCTATAGAACGCGGTAAGAGCGTCGGCGGTGGTCCGATTTCGAGCGGCGTTGCTCCTAATTCGAAGGAGTCGAGTCCCAAcgcgaagaaggagaagaagaaggaagggaaacATTTGGATCGCGCTAGATTGCGCAGAAAGTCGTTGGATAGCGCGACCAGTTCGGAACCTATGAAGGTGCTGATCAGATTGAGCACGTTGGAGACCAAGGTCGCGAGCGTGGCCGAGAGCATGGCGAGCGACGCCGAGAAAGACTCCAGCGAATGCAGCGAGGTCAGCGCGACCTCCGTCGGCAACGAGATCCCCTTGGAATTTCTCTCGAGATTGAAGAAGTTGGAGAGAGTCGTGTGGAAGTCGAAGCGACGATTGGAAAAGTGTCTGGGCTCGACGCAAACGGAGGATAAGGCGGAGAAATGCTTGCGCGAGGTCAACGACATTTTGGATTCGTGCTTGGAGTGTAAGAAGGGCCAAGTCGTCGTCGGCGGTCAGATCGGCGAATCGATAGGAGTAGTGGTATGTAGACTAGAGGCTATACTTAAGGATAAATTAAGCGAACTCACGAAGAGACGGCAGACGCTCGCGTCGAACGACCGGTTGGACGACAGGGAGAAAGTAAAGTTGATCGCCGAAAGGATAGCCTTCGAATCCGTGATTCTTGGACGATTGAAGCGCGCGATCGGCGGTGGTACCTTAGGCGACAAGAGCGCCGTTCTCGGTGAATTGCTCGAAACTAGTCAGCTTGCCTCAAGCTTAAAGCATAAGATTCATGGAACCAAGCCCAAAACGTACCAAAACACGAACTACGTTCAGTATCTTTCTAGGGTCTTAGCTAATAAGTTAGTGCTCGTAGGAGGCGTTCTCCCCGTTAAAACGGAGGCGTCGCTTCAACTTTGCAACGCTCGAACCGAGAGCTTGAACTTTTTGTTGCAAAAGCAAAAGGAAGTCGACGGTATCGTCGGACGTTACAAGGAGACGAAGTTGAGAGAGCTGGCGGAGGCCTTGGCGATCGAGACGCTCAATCTGTCGGATCAGGAGGATCATCCGGCCAAGCAGACGAACGTTTCGAGCAAGAAATTGCTCGAGGATAAGCGTATTCGCGAGGCCTGGGCCCTCGCCCAGGAGACCGTCAACAAGGAGCTCGTGCAAAGCGAGGTGTCGCGCGTTATATTGCACTGCGCGCAGATCTACGAACAGGATATCGCGTCCGTCCTCGACACCTGTCTCAGTTTCAACGAGGCTGGATCCGTCGGCTTGGAGAACTGGGCGGACGAAACGCGATCGAAACTACGCGAAGAGATACGACTCTCCGTGGAGGAACTGTCCGAGGTTTACGAAGATTCCCTTCGTACGATCAAGCGGAACAAGGCTCTCGTTAATTCCGAATACGATTCCCGTCGACTTTTGACGGATTACGCCGACGTGATCGCGCACAAAGCTTTAATAGATGCCAGAATAGCTCTTCTGCGGAAGAACACGAAACCGTCGACGACCTCCTTCAACGGTCAAAGCGGTCAGAACTTTCTATCTAGTCTTATCAGAAACGAGGACCTTCTCTATCACTTGACCGAGGATAACTCTGGTAAATTCGATAACGATCTCGTTCTCGAGGCGGAGTGCAATTATCTGTATCGACAGTTCGCCGAGGAGTGCGAGGATAGGATATCCGGTAGGCAGGAGTCGAAGGAACGGCTCAAAACGATAGGACAGAGTTTGGGACATCTCGAGGAGGACATAGGCGGACTCGCCAAAGCTATAAAACTAAAGGCGGGAGAGTCGGCGGCGACTAAGACCATGATCTGTCAGTTCGAACGTTCGAGCAGCGGGCTCGCGGATTGGACGAACGTTTGCGAAAAGTGTTCGCATTTGCGAGAGCAAATCAAGAGACTCGCCGCGTACGTCGACCTTATGTCCTGCAAGCAGTGCGAGGAGCTGCAAGAGACCGTAGAGAGGCTAACGGCTCAGCACGAGGAAGAGCTGGAAACGCTCAAGAGAAATCAGGAGAAGGATATAATGGACATTAAGGGCGAGCTCGACAGTCAAAGGCAGTCCCTTACGACGCAGTACGAGCAAGAAGCGGCCAGTCTgcgagaaagagcgagaaagttGGAGTACAGATTGAACGCGATGGACTCGGAACATTCTGCTCACGTCAACGAGCTACGTGCCGTTTATCAAAGATCCATAAGCGCCGAACTCGATACCGATGCCGAGACCAGAAAAAGATACAAGGAGGAGATCAAACAGCTCAGGGCACTTTGCGAGAAAGGATTGTTGGCCATGGAGAATTCGCACCGACGTATCATTTCAGAGATGGAGGAAAAGCATCGGCAGGAATTGGAAAATTTGAGAGTGGAGAAGGAGCAAGCACTCTCGGAAGAGACCCAAGCGACTTTGGCTGCCCTGGATGCCATGAGAAAGGCGCACGAGCACGAGGTACAAAAGGAGATTGCCAAGTTCAAGCAGGAATTCATCAAGCAAATGCAAGCTCGAGAGGATATCGGTGAACTGCACAAAGAACACGA GGAAGAAATGGAGGAGATAAAGCAAGAAATTCTTTCATTGTCCGCCAAATATTCGTCGAAATGCGTCGAGTCTGCCGCTTTGGAGGAGAAAGTAGGTACTCTTACGAAGCAACTCGCACAAGCGCAACAGCATATAATGCAGCTAGACGCTAGGAACAAGCAGCTGAGGGCGCACTTCTTGGTGGAATGTAGCGACGCTGGTATCAATGATACTATTCAGATTTTAAAAAGCGGAGAGAATGACACAGTCGAACCGAAGGAGGAACTTTACAAGCTACCACAGCACATAAAA CATGGGGACACCCTTCGTGAAACGACCGGTGTACCACAGAAATCTTCGTCACTAAACACCTCGCCAGCGTACTCACCGCAACGTGTAAGAAATAATCACGAGTCGATGCAAGGAACGAGCGAGGAGCAGAAATTAACGAGCGAACGCCCAAAAAGCTCCTTATCCACGCTTCAAAAGTCCCTTTCGGCGGATAAACCGAGCAGCTTCTCGTACAAGCTCGAACGAATTAAATCCATATCGTTGCCTTACTCGAATAATTTAGTTAGGCCGGGGAGTAGTACTGCTATTTCATCGCACGATAGGAAAGATACGATCTTAACtcaaaagaacgaagaacatAATGGTATAGCATCGCCATTATGGGACAGCTTAAGACCAAGGAGCGGATTGCCCCATCAGTATCAAG gTGGCACAGCAGAGATGCGAATCAACGGTACTGGCGGTCGGAAACAGGCGGACAAACAAAGTGAAAAACAGCAACAATCGGAGACATATACCTTCCGTACCGACACTCGTCACCCATCCTACCTCAGCCCGGAACCCCCAGCTCTCTCCGTTGCAG AGCTGATGAGGTCTCCATTATTGAGGTGGTCGAGCAGAAATTGTCGTAGCTTGCCTCCTACACCTTTACCGAGTTATCATCAACCGCTCCACCCCCCACTCCCCGCGGTGGGCATGGTTGCAGAGAGGAAGAAACGTTTCGAAGTTTAA